In one Roseburia intestinalis L1-82 genomic region, the following are encoded:
- a CDS encoding glycoside hydrolase family 2 TIM barrel-domain containing protein, translating to MRIWKNNKKEAVKKERGFLPVEIPHDWQIYDASFFYEDCSGWYRKKVICKKEKNLRYLLRFEGIYMDSELYVNSRKVLEWKYGYSTFEADITDFLENGNNEIMVGVHVKHPNSRWYAGAGIYRNVWLKTVHTEHLVSDGIYVSTEEQKDGYQVLVYVETSQAAGTEVQCNLEGIEKKLPIRRDGDRAEFSFFLKNPKLWEPETPNLYMITVRLYKKGKLLEEEHVNFGCRTIETDPQQGFLLNHKKRKLKGVCLHHNLGALGSAVKKDAIKRQLTLMKEMGADAIRTAHNMPAVELMELADEMGFLIVSEAFDCWERPKNPYDYARFFTDWWKRDIASWVRRDRNHPSLIFWSIGNEIYDMHADERGQTFTRLLMEEVYRHDFKRNGRVTFGSNFMPWEKAQKCADIVKIAGYNYSEKYYEEHHREHPDWVIYGSETASTVQSRGVYHFPLKQSVLADVDEQCSALGNSTTSWGAKSAEACIIAEREHPYSMGQFLWSGIDYIGEPTPYHTKNSYLGQVDTAGFPKDSYYIYQAEWVSFQRKPVLHLFPYWDFNKDQTIDVRICSNASDVELFVNGVSKGRKQIDHLQGRKLTADYQVPYEEGEIAAVAYDETGKEVLRECRHSFGDSAEIIVRCVKADGTEYQYYKVKPVVEENRRNKSLYFATAKYMEIWTNRKELLFLEIGMTDQEGNPVENANNRIKVKVTGEGRLIGLDNGDSTDYDSYKGSSRKLFSGKLLAMIETSGREGIVQIELSEISQSEGVLQKENNAVSVEEERMSREENSPWVRKIELICEEEKNFSEEHRQAIVGVKVLPKEAANRKIMCEITTNAGIPSDLAEMTEIPSNELSENERNDGIVKKICIRARGDGEFRLRACASNGQQQVKVISSYDFVAEGLGKMYFDPYKLVAGGLYNDSVGDVGNGNEHGVSTARDGKTIVGFRGIDFGKIGSDSITLPIFELGGVETPIGIWDGKPGEKESRLLITAVYQKASIWNTYQEETYLLPERLKGIHDLYFELHQKIHLKGFVFRKYPKAFECLYANESEAIYGDQMRVTEKGVMDIGNNVTLEFSDMDFGSDGTDKICICGRTQNEKNTIHIRFFDGEKENRQIIEFPQEDEFTMQEFKIESVFGLQQVSFIFMPGSQFDFYSFQFLKKEGEEG from the coding sequence TTGCGAATATGGAAAAATAATAAGAAAGAGGCTGTAAAAAAAGAAAGAGGTTTTCTTCCGGTTGAAATACCACATGACTGGCAGATTTATGACGCATCTTTTTTTTATGAAGATTGTTCCGGATGGTATCGAAAAAAAGTAATCTGTAAAAAAGAGAAGAATCTTCGGTATCTGCTGCGATTTGAGGGAATTTATATGGATTCTGAGCTTTATGTGAATAGCCGAAAGGTGTTGGAATGGAAGTATGGATATTCTACTTTTGAAGCAGATATAACAGATTTTTTGGAAAATGGTAATAATGAGATCATGGTTGGAGTGCATGTGAAGCATCCAAACAGCAGATGGTATGCAGGTGCAGGCATTTATCGAAATGTATGGCTTAAGACGGTTCATACGGAACATTTGGTTTCTGATGGAATATATGTTAGTACGGAAGAACAAAAGGATGGTTATCAGGTATTAGTTTATGTAGAGACATCCCAGGCAGCAGGGACAGAGGTGCAATGTAATTTGGAAGGAATAGAAAAAAAACTGCCGATTAGAAGAGATGGAGATAGAGCAGAATTTTCTTTTTTTCTTAAAAATCCTAAACTATGGGAACCGGAAACGCCAAATCTCTATATGATAACAGTTCGGCTATATAAAAAAGGGAAGCTGTTAGAAGAGGAGCATGTAAATTTTGGATGCAGAACAATTGAAACGGATCCACAACAGGGATTTCTTTTAAATCACAAGAAAAGAAAGTTAAAGGGAGTCTGTCTTCACCATAATCTCGGTGCGCTTGGCTCAGCAGTAAAAAAAGATGCAATAAAGCGTCAGCTTACGTTAATGAAGGAAATGGGGGCGGATGCAATCCGTACCGCACATAATATGCCGGCGGTGGAATTGATGGAACTGGCAGATGAAATGGGCTTTTTAATCGTTTCCGAGGCATTCGATTGTTGGGAAAGACCTAAAAATCCATATGATTATGCAAGATTTTTTACAGATTGGTGGAAAAGAGATATTGCAAGCTGGGTAAGAAGGGACAGAAATCATCCATCACTTATTTTCTGGAGTATTGGAAATGAAATATACGATATGCATGCGGATGAGCGTGGACAAACATTTACCAGACTTTTGATGGAAGAGGTATATCGTCATGATTTTAAAAGAAATGGAAGGGTTACCTTTGGTTCCAATTTTATGCCATGGGAGAAGGCACAGAAATGTGCCGATATTGTTAAAATTGCAGGCTATAATTATTCTGAAAAATATTATGAAGAACATCACAGAGAGCATCCGGACTGGGTTATATATGGTAGTGAGACAGCTTCGACCGTGCAGAGCAGAGGTGTATATCATTTTCCATTAAAGCAGTCTGTTCTTGCGGATGTGGATGAACAATGTTCGGCACTTGGAAACAGTACGACCAGCTGGGGGGCAAAAAGTGCGGAGGCTTGTATCATTGCAGAGCGGGAGCATCCATATTCTATGGGACAATTTTTGTGGAGTGGGATAGATTATATCGGAGAGCCGACACCGTATCATACAAAAAATTCTTATCTGGGTCAGGTAGATACAGCAGGTTTTCCAAAAGATTCTTATTATATTTATCAGGCAGAATGGGTAAGTTTTCAAAGGAAACCAGTACTTCATCTATTCCCGTATTGGGATTTTAATAAGGACCAGACAATTGATGTACGCATCTGCTCTAATGCGTCTGATGTGGAATTGTTTGTCAATGGCGTTTCAAAAGGACGAAAACAAATCGATCATTTACAGGGAAGAAAGCTTACGGCAGATTATCAGGTTCCTTATGAAGAAGGAGAAATTGCTGCAGTGGCTTACGATGAGACAGGAAAAGAAGTATTGCGTGAATGCAGACATTCTTTTGGAGATTCAGCTGAAATTATAGTCAGATGTGTAAAAGCAGATGGGACAGAGTATCAGTATTATAAAGTGAAACCTGTTGTAGAAGAAAATAGAAGAAACAAAAGCTTATATTTTGCAACAGCTAAATATATGGAAATATGGACAAATAGGAAAGAATTGCTTTTTTTGGAAATCGGTATGACAGATCAGGAAGGAAATCCGGTAGAAAATGCAAATAATCGTATTAAAGTAAAGGTGACAGGGGAAGGCAGATTGATTGGTCTGGATAATGGAGACAGTACAGATTATGATTCTTATAAGGGAAGCAGCCGGAAATTATTCAGTGGGAAGCTTCTGGCAATGATTGAGACTTCGGGGAGAGAAGGCATTGTACAGATAGAATTGTCAGAAATCAGTCAGAGCGAAGGAGTGTTACAGAAAGAAAATAATGCTGTTTCAGTTGAAGAAGAAAGAATGAGTAGGGAAGAGAATAGTCCCTGGGTTCGAAAGATTGAGTTGATCTGCGAGGAAGAAAAGAATTTCTCAGAAGAACACAGGCAGGCAATAGTCGGGGTAAAAGTTTTACCAAAAGAAGCTGCAAACCGTAAAATTATGTGCGAAATTACAACCAATGCAGGAATTCCGTCAGACTTGGCAGAAATGACCGAAATTCCGTCAAACGAACTATCAGAAAACGAAAGAAATGATGGAATTGTAAAGAAAATCTGTATTCGTGCCAGAGGAGATGGAGAATTCAGACTCCGGGCCTGTGCCTCAAATGGACAGCAACAGGTAAAGGTTATTTCATCTTATGATTTTGTGGCAGAAGGTCTTGGAAAAATGTACTTTGATCCATATAAACTGGTGGCTGGAGGACTGTATAATGATTCGGTTGGAGATGTTGGAAATGGGAATGAACATGGGGTCTCAACTGCAAGGGACGGAAAAACAATTGTGGGATTTCGGGGAATAGATTTTGGAAAAATTGGTTCAGATTCTATCACACTTCCGATTTTTGAATTAGGCGGCGTAGAAACTCCTATTGGGATCTGGGACGGAAAACCCGGAGAAAAGGAAAGCAGGCTTTTGATCACAGCTGTTTATCAAAAGGCTTCTATCTGGAATACTTATCAGGAGGAAACATATCTTTTGCCGGAGAGATTAAAAGGAATTCATGATCTGTATTTTGAACTGCATCAGAAAATACATTTGAAGGGATTCGTATTTCGAAAATATCCAAAAGCATTTGAATGCCTATATGCAAATGAGAGCGAAGCAATTTATGGAGATCAGATGAGAGTAACAGAGAAAGGTGTTATGGATATAGGAAACAACGTAACACTGGAGTTTTCAGATATGGATTTTGGAAGTGACGGAACAGATAAAATATGTATTTGTGGAAGAACTCAAAACGAGAAAAATACAATTCATATACGTTTCTTTGATGGAGAAAAAGAAAATCGTCAGATCATTGAGTTCCCACAGGAAGATGAATTTACTATGCAGGAATTTAAAATAGAATCGGTATTTGGCCTGCAACAGGTGTCTTTTATTTTTATGCCGGGAAGTCAGTTTGATTTTTATTCATTTCAATTTTTAAAGAAAGAAGGAGAAGAAGGATGA
- the dnaB gene encoding replicative DNA helicase has protein sequence MEETLINRTMPNSREAEQSVIGSMIMDKDAILTAMEMLISEDFYYKQYGILFDTMIELYSKGLPVDLVTLQNKLKEKDVPAEIASLEFVRDLLNAVPTSANVKYYAQIVKDNSMRRKLIKLNEEIENECYMGKESVETVMDITEKKVFDLLSTRGGGGDYVPIRQVVMNALEKIENAAKTSGTVTGIPTGFIDLDYRTAGLQPSDLILIAARPSMGKTAFVLNIAQYVAFHEHMCTAIFSLEMSKEQLVNRLFSLESRVDAQALRTGNLSDSDWEKLIEGAGTIGNSELIIDDTPGISIAEMRSKCRKYKLEHDLKLIIIDYLQLMSGSGRGSDSRQQEISDISRSLKALARELSVPVIALSQLSRAVEQRPDHRPMLSDLRESGAIEQDADVVMFIYRDDYYNHDSEMKGISEIIIAKQRNGPIGTVNLVWLPQYTKFANMEK, from the coding sequence ATGGAAGAAACACTGATCAACCGCACGATGCCGAACAGCCGCGAGGCAGAACAGTCGGTCATCGGCTCTATGATCATGGACAAGGACGCGATCCTCACTGCTATGGAAATGCTCATCAGTGAGGATTTTTATTATAAGCAGTACGGGATACTGTTTGATACCATGATCGAATTATACAGCAAAGGACTTCCAGTCGATCTGGTCACTTTGCAGAATAAATTAAAAGAAAAAGATGTGCCTGCAGAGATTGCAAGTTTAGAGTTTGTGAGGGATCTTTTAAATGCAGTTCCAACATCGGCAAATGTAAAATATTATGCCCAGATCGTAAAAGATAACTCCATGCGGCGTAAACTCATCAAATTAAATGAAGAGATCGAAAACGAGTGCTACATGGGAAAAGAGAGTGTTGAAACAGTCATGGATATCACCGAAAAAAAGGTGTTTGATCTGCTTTCCACACGCGGCGGAGGCGGTGATTACGTGCCGATCCGCCAGGTCGTTATGAATGCGCTCGAAAAGATCGAGAATGCGGCCAAGACATCCGGCACTGTTACGGGAATCCCGACCGGCTTCATTGATCTTGATTACCGCACAGCAGGCTTACAGCCGTCCGATCTGATTCTGATCGCGGCGCGTCCTTCTATGGGTAAAACGGCGTTTGTTCTTAACATTGCGCAGTATGTGGCATTTCATGAGCATATGTGCACGGCGATCTTTTCACTCGAGATGTCAAAGGAGCAGCTTGTAAACCGTCTGTTTTCCTTAGAGTCAAGGGTGGATGCACAGGCACTCCGAACCGGTAACCTCTCAGATTCTGACTGGGAGAAGCTGATCGAAGGTGCCGGAACGATCGGTAATTCGGAGCTTATCATCGATGATACGCCTGGTATTTCCATCGCGGAGATGCGGAGCAAATGCCGGAAATATAAGTTAGAGCATGATCTGAAGCTGATCATCATTGACTACTTACAGTTGATGTCCGGTTCCGGCAGGGGATCTGATTCCCGTCAGCAGGAGATCTCAGATATCTCCCGTTCCCTAAAAGCACTTGCAAGGGAGCTTTCCGTGCCGGTGATCGCATTGTCCCAGCTGTCACGAGCCGTAGAGCAGCGTCCGGATCACCGTCCGATGCTTTCTGACCTGCGTGAGTCCGGTGCGATTGAGCAGGATGCCGACGTTGTTATGTTTATCTATCGTGATGATTATTATAATCATGATTCTGAGATGAAAGGAATCTCAGAGATCATCATTGCCAAACAGAGAAATGGTCCGATCGGTACCGTCAACCTGGTATGGCTGCCGCAGTACACGAAGTTTGCGAATATGGAAAAATAA